From the genome of Nicotiana sylvestris chromosome 2, ASM39365v2, whole genome shotgun sequence, one region includes:
- the LOC104237464 gene encoding pectate lyase-like, with protein sequence MGISKTKINGLIVLLFFTFVAVGIAVPDNSTRRHLSKKYKGPCVAANLIDKCWRCNPRWADDRQKYADCAMGFGRNAIGGKGGRIYVVTDPSDYNVENPVPGTLRHAVIQKEPLWIIFSKHMKIKLNRELLMQSYKTIDARGHNVHIEKGAGIKMQGVNNIIITNLHIHNIGPSSGGMIRDSIDHIGIRGADEGDAISIFASHDIWIDHVSMSRAADGLIDAVQGSTGITISNCHFTDHDKVMLFGANDNYLDDKKMQITLAYNHFGKRLDQRMPRCRLGFFHLVNNDYTHWMRYAIGGSSEATIISQGNRFIAQHNVDIKEVTHREKAQESEWRHWTWLSQDDDMQNGAFFRTSGDPNALSKFKNLNLMPAEPSYRVGILTKFSGSLGCTVGRPC encoded by the exons atgggaatctcaaaaacaaaaatcaatGGGCTTATTGTCCTCTTATTCTTCACATTTGTCGCAGTAGGAATAGCAGTGCCAGACAACAGCACAAGAAGGCACTTGTCCAAAAAATACAAAGGACCATGTGTTGCTGCAAATCTTATTGACAAATGCTGGAGATGTAACCCTCGTTGGGCTGATGATCGCCAAAAATATGCTGATTGTGCTATGGGTTTTGGCCGTAATGCTATTGGAGGAAAAGGTGGAAGGATTTATGTAGTCACAGATCCTTCTGACTACAACGTCGAAAATCCCGTGCCAG GTACCCTAAGGCACGCAGTGATCCAGAAGGAACCTTTGTGGATCATATTCTCAAAACATATGAAAATTAAGTTGAACAGGGAACTGCTTATGCAAAGCTACAAAACCATTGATGCACGTGGACACAATGTCCATATTGAAAAAGGAGCTGGAATTAAGATGCAAGGTGTAAATAACATTATCATCACTAATCTTCACATTCACAACATCGGTCCTTCTTCTGGTGGCATGATCAGGGACTCAATAGACCACATAGGTATCAGGGGTGCAGATGAAGGAGATGCTATTAGCATCTTCGCTTCTCATGATATTTGGATCGACCACGTGTCGATGTCACGTGCCGCGGATGGGCTCATTGACGCCGTCCAAGGATCTACTGGTATTACTATCTCCAATTGCCACTTTACTGACCACGATAAAGTAATGTTGTTTGGTGCAAATGATAATTACCTCGACGATAAGAAAATGCAAATCACATTAGCGTACAACCACTTTGGTAAGAGGTTGGATCAAAGGATGCCAAGGTGCAGGCTTGGATTCTTCCATCTTGTCAACAACGATTACACTCATTGGATGAG GTACGCCATTGGCGGCAGCAGTGAGGCTACCATCATTAGCCAGGGTAATCGTTTTATTGCTCAACACAATGTTGATATTAAAGAGGTGACACACAGGGAAAAGGCACAAGAATCAGAATGGAGACACTGGACTTGGTTATCACAAGATGATGATATGCAAAATGGTGCTTTCTTTAGAACTTCTGGAGATCCAAATGCACTCAGCAAATTTAAGAACCTTAATTTGATGCCAGCAGAACCATCTTACAGAGTTGGAATTCTTACTAAGTTTTCAGGATCACTCGGTTGCACAGTAGGACGCCCATGCTAG
- the LOC138885566 gene encoding uncharacterized protein — protein sequence MCKYHRTYGHRAEDCRQLREEVARLFNEGHLREFLSDRDKNHFRERDAGMKSEPEEPQHVIHMIISGVDIPEGPIFKRTKVSITREKRTRDYLPEGTRTFSKKDTEALSQSHNDALLISILLNKVQVKRVLVDPGSSVNIIRSRVVKHLGLVDQIIMASRVLNGFNISNETTKGEIIRPVNVAGTIQDTKFHVIEGDMRYNALLGRPWIHSMRAVPSTLHQMMKFLMKDGMKIVYGEQHAANEIFVVYDLAPMSTPSTSEKSKDEQAAK from the coding sequence ATGTGCAAGTATCATCGCACATATGGTCACAGGGCGGAGGACTGCAGACAACTAAGGGAGGAAGTGGCTAGGTTATTCaatgagggccaccttcgagaattcctaagtgatcggGATAAGAATCACTTTAGGGAGAGGGATGCAGGCATGAAGAGTGAACCAGAAGAGCCccaacatgtcattcacatgatcatcaGTGGAGTCGATATCCCGGAAGGACCAATATTCAAAcgcaccaaagtatccatcaccagggaaaaacgGACTCGGGATTACTTGCCCGAGGGCACCCGCACATTCAGCAAAAAAGATACCGAGGCTCTATCTCAATCTCACAATGATGCTCTGTtaatttctatccttttaaataaagttcaagttaaacgtgttctcgtggatccaggtagttcgGTGAATATAATCAGGTCCAGGGTCGTGAAGCATCTCGGGCTGGTTGATCAAATCATAATGGCATCTCGGGTCTTGAATGGCTTTAACATATCAAATGAGACAACAAAGGGAGAAATTATCCGCCCAGTCAATGTGGCCGGAACTATACAAGACACCAAATTTCACGTCATTgaaggtgacatgagatacaatgctttACTCGGAAGGCCGTGGATCCATAGCATGAGGGCGGTACCATCgaccctccaccaaatgatgaagttcCTGATGAAGGATGGCATGAAAATAGTATATGGAGAGCAACATGCAGCCAACGAAATTTTTGTAGTGTATGATTTAGCACCGATGTCGACTCCATCCACATCGGAGAAGTCGAAGGACGAACAAGCGGCCAAATAG